One window of the Planktothrix sp. FACHB-1365 genome contains the following:
- a CDS encoding protein kinase — MLILTWLDPHQKTPLKQWTFAQQGIIRIGRAADNQVVIVDPLVSRYHLELHPPQDESQSSPWVLVSKGTNGTFVNGVLTTQGLVGDGALIELAKDGPLLQVKLQGSVIAIPVNAPPCNHEGNASGNLFCIHCGFPIQVERTVRQYQVLRTIGRGGMGTTTLAWDSTTAKSAVPVVVVLKEMNTDMAQIAKAQELFEREARTLKSLKHPGIPQFYDFFVDEGKKYLVMEMIHGTDLEQYIHQRGPVIPQQAIQWMMQTCEILNYIHSLDPPLIHRDIKPANLLLRRRDHHIVVLDFGAVKEIGTPPGTRIGAEGYSAPEQDRGQPLTQSDLYAIGTTLIFLLTAETPLKFYGKRGNSFGFDLDNVPTITPQLRKVIEQATEYRPKDRYPTAQDLSQALAHCLN; from the coding sequence ATGTTAATTCTTACCTGGTTAGATCCGCACCAAAAAACACCCCTGAAACAATGGACATTTGCACAGCAAGGTATTATCCGCATTGGACGGGCGGCGGATAATCAGGTTGTTATCGTTGATCCTTTAGTGTCTCGTTATCATCTGGAATTACACCCTCCCCAAGATGAAAGCCAGAGTTCTCCTTGGGTGCTGGTGAGTAAAGGAACTAATGGAACCTTTGTCAATGGTGTGCTGACCACTCAAGGGTTAGTGGGAGATGGAGCTTTGATTGAATTAGCCAAAGATGGGCCTTTATTACAAGTTAAACTCCAAGGGAGTGTGATTGCAATTCCCGTCAATGCACCCCCCTGTAACCATGAGGGAAATGCTTCGGGTAATTTATTTTGTATTCATTGCGGATTTCCCATTCAGGTAGAACGGACTGTCCGACAGTATCAAGTGTTGAGAACCATCGGACGAGGGGGAATGGGAACAACAACGTTGGCGTGGGACTCTACAACAGCCAAATCTGCTGTACCTGTTGTCGTTGTTCTGAAAGAAATGAATACGGATATGGCACAAATTGCCAAAGCACAAGAATTATTTGAACGGGAAGCCCGTACCTTAAAGAGCTTAAAGCATCCAGGTATTCCCCAGTTTTATGACTTTTTTGTGGATGAGGGTAAAAAATATTTAGTGATGGAAATGATCCATGGAACGGATCTCGAACAGTATATCCATCAACGGGGGCCAGTGATTCCCCAACAAGCCATACAGTGGATGATGCAGACCTGTGAGATCTTGAACTATATTCACTCACTCGATCCGCCTCTGATCCATCGAGATATCAAACCTGCCAATTTACTGTTGCGGCGACGAGATCACCACATTGTTGTTTTGGACTTTGGAGCCGTGAAGGAAATTGGAACACCCCCCGGAACCCGCATTGGTGCTGAAGGATACAGTGCTCCCGAACAAGATCGAGGACAGCCTCTTACTCAGTCGGATTTGTATGCGATCGGTACAACGTTAATTTTTTTACTGACCGCCGAAACACCCTTAAAATTTTATGGCAAACGGGGGAATAGTTTTGGTTTTGACCTTGATAACGTTCCCACCATTACACCTCAACTGCGAAAAGTTATTGAACAAGCCACCGAATACCGACCTAAAGATCGTTATCCAACGGCTCAAGATCTATCTCAAGCTTTAGCCCATTGCCTAAATTGA
- a CDS encoding ABC transporter ATP-binding protein, whose product MLQAATQNQGAIGAETKLDVELRKVFKVFNGETAVRGVDLDIHRGEFFSILGPSGCGKTTTLRLIAGFEMPSAGEVLIRGQSVTQTPPYLRPVNTVFQSYALFNHLTVWENIAFGLRLKRKSKSEIEEKVREALSLVKMESFANRYPSQMSGGQQQRVALARALVNRPAVLLLDEPLGALDLKLRKQMQMELTNLHRNLGLTFIMVTHDQEEAMSLSDRIAVMHDGRIEQIGSPNEIYEYPQTPFVADFIGDTNLFRGTVESADVSRLYIVTETGLSIEIQQIEISGIQHPQQDLRTGASAVVSVRPEKVTLSFYPVSGAVNCFEGRLLNAMYLGTHIQYVVKLLSGENVMVRQPKTGDSLPDSNTPVYVCWGTTDCLALPEQK is encoded by the coding sequence ATGCTGCAAGCGGCTACGCAGAATCAAGGTGCTATTGGGGCTGAAACCAAGCTCGATGTTGAACTTCGGAAAGTCTTCAAGGTCTTTAATGGAGAAACGGCTGTTCGTGGCGTAGATCTCGATATTCATCGAGGAGAATTTTTTAGTATTTTAGGGCCATCGGGTTGTGGCAAAACTACAACGCTGCGACTCATTGCCGGGTTTGAAATGCCCTCTGCTGGAGAAGTCTTGATTCGGGGTCAGTCTGTGACCCAAACTCCCCCCTATCTGCGTCCAGTGAATACCGTTTTTCAAAGTTATGCTTTGTTTAACCATTTGACAGTCTGGGAAAATATTGCTTTTGGACTCCGACTCAAACGCAAAAGTAAGTCGGAAATTGAAGAGAAAGTGCGGGAAGCCTTAAGTTTAGTTAAAATGGAATCCTTTGCCAATCGTTACCCCTCTCAAATGTCTGGGGGTCAACAACAACGGGTGGCTTTAGCCAGGGCGTTAGTCAATCGTCCGGCGGTGTTATTGTTAGATGAACCGTTAGGGGCTTTGGATTTAAAACTCCGCAAACAAATGCAGATGGAACTTACCAACCTCCATCGCAATTTGGGGCTAACCTTTATCATGGTGACTCACGACCAAGAAGAAGCCATGAGTTTGTCTGACCGCATTGCTGTCATGCACGATGGCCGAATTGAACAAATTGGCAGTCCGAACGAGATTTATGAATATCCTCAAACGCCATTTGTGGCTGATTTTATTGGCGATACAAATCTATTTCGAGGAACGGTTGAAAGTGCTGATGTTTCCCGTTTATATATTGTCACAGAAACCGGATTAAGTATTGAAATTCAACAGATTGAGATTTCGGGTATTCAACATCCACAACAGGATTTAAGAACAGGTGCATCGGCGGTTGTGAGTGTGCGTCCTGAGAAAGTTACATTAAGTTTTTATCCCGTTAGCGGTGCTGTAAATTGTTTTGAAGGTCGTTTACTAAATGCAATGTATTTGGGAACCCATATTCAATATGTGGTGAAATTACTATCGGGGGAAAATGTTATGGTTCGTCAACCCAAAACAGGGGATAGTTTACCCGATAGTAATACTCCCGTTTATGTGTGTTGGGGAACAACAGATTGTTTAGCTTTACCCGAACAAAAATAA
- a CDS encoding serine/threonine phosphatase, which yields MVVCPQCQFENPNLNKFCQRCGTSLTQKHCPECGTTVPLNTLQCHNCGTVTGTVYLAVVIPSSSAIAPAENSPESLNNDHLQGANTSSESPSESSLDRIDTEPPTPEELQTPELTESQAQPLEDIFSQTDLEAITIPAEDALCPPQEPPPSLERPIGAYLDPQDRYQLLDPLPALKAGETVTVKVLDTQPLQVSPLKALQDQSTAPSHPDVETFIIPAAQPYFSLASQTPNYFPRLQDAWESDSYQVILLENFADFPRLSELWSNRKTTPQQIVYWLGDLVELWVLLETWGCRQSLLDLQNLRVFSQNSQQLCLQQLYFDQPDSVLSLSNLGQLWQDLFQQSQRTLVGSLTEVLRDVMEAKIQTVEQLRTALMVVLDEINFPSNLPQQQTSQNELLPSTLNQSPTLILGEKFIHLEAVGRTDVGRQRDHNEDCFGLQTHIKIQETPQGQIRSVRGLYILCDGMGGHAGGEVASQIAVDTLQHYFQDQYSEEFPTEEILQDAIFKANEAIYNENQQEVRSGSGRMGTTLVMAIVVNHQVVVAHVGDSRLYRLTRQQGLQQITVDHEVGQREIQRGIDPDIAYSRPDAYQLTQALGPREEQFVHPDIQFLEIEEDTVFILASDGLTDHNLLETFCETQLDPLLNPQTDLAPAVDGLITLANQYNGHDNITAIVVRAWVSNP from the coding sequence ATGGTTGTTTGTCCCCAGTGTCAATTTGAAAACCCCAATCTCAACAAGTTTTGTCAACGCTGTGGTACTTCTCTGACCCAGAAACATTGTCCTGAATGTGGAACAACCGTTCCCCTGAATACGCTGCAATGTCACAATTGCGGGACAGTGACTGGAACCGTTTATCTGGCTGTAGTTATCCCTTCGTCCTCAGCCATTGCTCCGGCTGAAAACTCCCCAGAATCCTTAAATAATGACCATTTGCAGGGAGCTAACACATCCTCGGAGAGTCCCTCCGAATCAAGTTTAGACCGAATTGATACCGAACCCCCCACCCCGGAAGAGCTTCAGACCCCAGAGCTAACGGAGTCTCAAGCCCAACCCCTAGAAGACATTTTTTCCCAAACTGACCTGGAAGCCATTACCATTCCGGCTGAAGATGCTTTGTGTCCTCCCCAGGAACCGCCACCATCCTTGGAGCGACCCATTGGAGCTTATTTAGACCCCCAAGACCGTTATCAACTCCTAGACCCCTTACCTGCCCTAAAAGCTGGTGAAACCGTCACCGTCAAGGTTTTAGATACTCAACCCTTGCAGGTTTCCCCGTTAAAAGCACTACAAGACCAAAGTACCGCCCCATCTCATCCAGACGTAGAAACATTTATTATTCCGGCGGCTCAACCCTATTTTTCCTTAGCGTCCCAAACGCCTAACTATTTTCCTCGCTTACAAGATGCTTGGGAATCGGATTCCTATCAGGTTATTCTATTAGAAAATTTTGCGGATTTTCCCCGGTTATCAGAACTGTGGAGTAACCGAAAAACCACACCTCAACAAATTGTTTATTGGTTGGGAGATTTAGTAGAACTGTGGGTACTGTTAGAAACTTGGGGATGTCGCCAAAGTTTATTAGATCTCCAAAATTTACGAGTATTTTCTCAAAATTCTCAACAGTTATGTTTACAACAATTGTATTTTGATCAACCTGATTCTGTCTTAAGTTTATCAAATTTAGGACAATTATGGCAGGATTTATTTCAACAATCCCAACGGACGTTAGTGGGTTCCTTAACGGAAGTATTGCGGGATGTAATGGAGGCCAAAATTCAAACCGTTGAACAATTACGAACGGCTTTAATGGTGGTTTTGGATGAAATTAATTTTCCCTCTAACTTACCCCAACAACAAACCAGCCAGAATGAACTATTACCCTCGACTTTAAATCAATCTCCTACCTTAATTCTGGGTGAAAAATTTATCCATTTAGAAGCCGTAGGACGCACGGATGTCGGTCGTCAACGGGATCATAATGAAGACTGTTTTGGTTTGCAAACCCACATCAAGATTCAAGAAACACCCCAAGGACAAATTCGCTCCGTGAGGGGTTTATATATTCTGTGTGATGGGATGGGAGGTCACGCCGGAGGAGAAGTGGCGAGTCAAATCGCTGTTGATACTTTACAACACTATTTCCAAGATCAATATTCAGAGGAATTCCCAACGGAAGAAATCTTACAAGATGCCATTTTCAAAGCAAATGAAGCAATTTATAATGAAAATCAACAAGAGGTGCGTTCCGGTAGTGGTCGCATGGGAACTACCTTAGTGATGGCAATTGTGGTGAATCATCAAGTCGTCGTGGCTCATGTGGGAGATAGTCGATTATATCGTTTAACTCGTCAACAAGGGTTACAACAAATAACCGTAGATCATGAAGTGGGACAACGAGAAATTCAACGGGGAATTGACCCGGATATTGCCTATTCTCGCCCCGATGCTTATCAATTAACTCAAGCTTTAGGCCCTAGAGAAGAACAGTTTGTTCACCCAGATATTCAATTTTTAGAGATTGAGGAAGATACGGTTTTTATTCTCGCATCCGATGGCTTAACCGATCATAATTTGTTAGAAACCTTCTGCGAAACTCAACTTGATCCCTTACTCAACCCTCAAACAGATTTAGCCCCCGCAGTAGATGGTTTAATCACTCTAGCAAATCAATATAATGGTCACGATAATATTACCGCCATTGTCGTTCGAGCTTGGGTATCCAACCCTTAA
- a CDS encoding RNA-guided endonuclease TnpB family protein, with the protein MIVLEYKVKGKLEQYKAIDQAIRTTQFVRNKAIRYWMDNSRELKIDKFALNKYSTALRKEFSFVNDLNSMAVQSAAERGWIAISRFYDNCQKKVSGKKGYPKFQKDCRSVEYKTTGWKLHPTKRQVTFTDKNGIGNLKLLGKWDVHTYNFKDIKRVRLIRRADGYYCQFCLGITVTDVQPKTGNEIGLDVGIESFYTDSNGHQEPNPKFLRKAETSIKKSQRQIYKKVKGSSGRRKARKIYAKKHLKVSRQRNEHAKITARNVCKSNDLVVYEDLSVRNLVKNHCLAKSISDASWYLFRQWIEYFAAKFDKLAIPVPPHYTSQKCSNCGVIVKKSLSTRTHICNCGCELHRDTNAAKNILNLTKQTRDGQSRSNATGVGVSTLVGFAVSDSAER; encoded by the coding sequence ATGATAGTTTTAGAATACAAAGTCAAAGGCAAACTTGAGCAATACAAAGCGATTGATCAAGCCATTCGTACAACTCAGTTTGTCCGTAATAAAGCGATTAGATACTGGATGGATAATTCCAGAGAGTTGAAAATCGACAAGTTTGCCTTAAACAAGTATTCAACGGCTCTCAGGAAAGAATTCTCCTTTGTTAATGATCTAAATTCAATGGCAGTCCAATCCGCAGCCGAGCGGGGATGGATTGCCATTAGTCGTTTTTACGACAATTGCCAGAAAAAGGTTTCGGGTAAAAAAGGATATCCCAAATTTCAAAAAGACTGTCGTTCTGTTGAATATAAAACAACAGGATGGAAGTTACACCCAACCAAAAGGCAAGTTACCTTTACCGATAAAAACGGGATTGGCAATCTTAAATTACTGGGGAAATGGGATGTCCATACCTACAATTTTAAAGACATAAAACGGGTGCGATTGATTCGTCGTGCTGACGGTTATTACTGCCAGTTTTGTCTGGGTATTACCGTTACCGATGTTCAACCGAAAACGGGAAATGAAATTGGACTTGATGTCGGCATTGAGTCATTTTACACAGACTCTAACGGACATCAAGAACCGAATCCCAAGTTTTTGAGAAAGGCGGAAACGTCTATTAAAAAATCTCAGAGACAAATCTATAAAAAGGTTAAGGGTTCATCAGGTAGACGGAAAGCTAGAAAAATTTACGCTAAAAAACACTTAAAAGTAAGCAGGCAACGGAATGAACACGCCAAGATAACGGCGCGTAACGTATGCAAGTCTAACGACTTAGTAGTCTACGAAGATTTAAGTGTTAGAAATTTGGTTAAAAACCACTGTTTAGCTAAATCAATTAGCGATGCTAGTTGGTATTTGTTCCGGCAATGGATAGAATATTTTGCGGCTAAATTTGATAAATTAGCAATTCCGGTTCCACCTCATTACACTTCGCAAAAATGCTCTAATTGTGGGGTAATCGTTAAAAAATCTCTATCAACCCGCACCCATATTTGTAATTGTGGATGTGAGTTGCATAGAGACACAAATGCTGCAAAAAACATTCTCAATCTGACAAAACAAACTAGGGATGGGCAATCCCGAAGTAACGCTACAGGAGTTGGAGTCTCTACTCTGGTTGGCTTCGCCGTGAGCGACTCAGCCGAACGGTGA
- a CDS encoding KGK domain-containing protein encodes MNNTFYKLDNNDILLFKGNTFIVDKFKELLLNVLKEKMFIDTYKFEFIPGHRQMVETREKFTICLLEPINSQYDIENKAILKVNQSCMNTISEEIDCQLLKLGDTSWKSGKLRFKAIANYNNSSEPPLAIEIELEFCPDKPEPLETSDSSLDELRQKLQIYQ; translated from the coding sequence ATGAATAATACATTTTATAAATTGGATAATAATGACATTTTATTGTTTAAAGGCAATACGTTTATCGTTGATAAGTTTAAAGAACTTTTATTAAATGTTCTCAAGGAAAAGATGTTTATTGATACCTATAAATTTGAATTCATACCAGGACATAGGCAGATGGTAGAGACACGCGAAAAGTTTACAATTTGCTTATTAGAGCCAATTAATTCTCAATATGATATTGAAAATAAGGCGATTTTAAAAGTAAATCAAAGTTGTATGAATACAATTAGTGAGGAAATTGATTGTCAACTCTTAAAATTAGGTGATACATCTTGGAAAAGTGGAAAATTGAGATTTAAAGCGATCGCAAACTATAATAACTCATCAGAACCTCCACTTGCTATTGAAATCGAACTAGAATTTTGTCCTGATAAACCAGAACCATTAGAAACCTCTGATAGTTCCTTGGATGAATTAAGACAAAAACTACAAATTTATCAATAA
- a CDS encoding heavy metal translocating P-type ATPase, translating to MTIDTIGLSPFDLLVMFALAGAGSLLLRPKTSANQGQSTAPSAPLPAAMERLGKHSFERIARLTSVEDPERLQQIASLSSDTDAVPDAHEQAGYRELGYALSALGVGLAGRLLYPPLAVLSAPLLAIIGVGRARLAYRSLSERRQLDLSAIDTLICIAILATGNFVSGALGYTIVAASSIMLSRIQTSSRRKLIDIFGERPRTAWVRVDSVVVERPIEEVVVGIEVVVGAGEVIPVDGVVVEGQATVDQQALTGESEYVLREPGDTVLATTMVRSGRVVISAERTGSATTAGQIGEMLERTSADNLDAQLRSERLGNASVLPTLVLSGVALGIIGPSASLANLVATYGWSLRLLTPLSLYSFLTVCSRRGILIKDGRGLEDLPRVDTVVFDKTGTLTLDRLQVTDIHCFEAIPATEVLRYAAMAEQRQSHPIARAILDEAAAKGIAAEVLDDIHYELSRGIAGTLDGVEVRVGNERFMHDSGIEVPAAVHAQQQAIQEDGGGLVMVALGGRLIGGIEWRAKLRPETPAVVARLRQRGLKVLIISGDREAPTRSLAHDLGVDGYHAEVLPSDKSGLIEAMQADGRSVCFVGDGINDTLALRASTVSISLSGGTSAAVDTAQIILMDGSLGQLDGLFEIAARFDANMSRNFATSIIPSVICTFGAFFLHMGFVSAIVVQTTGIAVGVCNALGARQAQMDLDPEPNNSPPVASL from the coding sequence ATGACAATCGATACCATCGGCTTGTCGCCCTTTGATCTCTTAGTGATGTTCGCCCTCGCCGGTGCTGGATCCCTGCTGCTGCGCCCGAAGACCTCCGCCAATCAAGGGCAGTCAACAGCCCCCAGCGCGCCTCTGCCGGCGGCGATGGAGCGTCTTGGCAAGCATTCATTCGAGCGCATCGCGCGGCTCACCTCAGTGGAAGACCCGGAACGTTTGCAGCAGATCGCGTCCCTGTCGTCGGACACCGACGCGGTACCCGACGCCCATGAGCAGGCGGGCTATCGGGAGCTTGGTTACGCCTTGAGTGCCCTCGGCGTTGGCCTTGCCGGCCGGCTATTGTACCCGCCGCTAGCGGTGCTCAGCGCGCCCTTGTTGGCGATCATCGGTGTTGGTCGAGCGCGGCTCGCCTACCGCTCACTCAGTGAGCGGAGGCAATTAGACCTCAGTGCCATCGACACACTGATATGTATCGCGATCCTCGCCACAGGTAACTTTGTGAGCGGAGCCCTCGGCTACACTATCGTCGCAGCGAGTTCGATCATGCTGAGCCGCATCCAGACCAGTTCTCGCCGCAAGCTCATCGACATCTTCGGTGAGCGCCCGCGCACCGCTTGGGTGCGAGTAGACAGCGTGGTGGTCGAGCGTCCCATCGAGGAGGTAGTGGTGGGCATCGAGGTCGTCGTCGGTGCCGGCGAGGTCATCCCCGTGGACGGGGTGGTGGTTGAGGGCCAAGCGACCGTCGATCAGCAAGCATTGACTGGTGAATCGGAGTATGTGCTGCGCGAGCCAGGTGACACGGTGCTGGCAACCACTATGGTTCGGAGTGGGCGCGTGGTCATCTCCGCCGAGCGCACTGGGTCTGCTACCACCGCTGGACAAATCGGCGAGATGCTGGAACGGACTTCAGCAGATAACCTGGATGCACAACTGCGGAGCGAGCGCCTCGGCAACGCCTCGGTGCTGCCGACACTGGTACTGAGCGGCGTTGCTCTCGGCATCATCGGCCCCTCGGCCTCCCTCGCCAACCTGGTGGCGACCTATGGCTGGTCGCTACGGCTGCTAACGCCGCTTAGCCTGTACAGCTTCCTGACTGTCTGCTCACGGCGTGGCATTTTAATCAAGGACGGTCGCGGGCTGGAAGACCTACCGAGGGTTGACACCGTGGTATTCGACAAGACAGGCACTCTGACGCTGGATCGCCTGCAAGTCACGGACATCCATTGCTTCGAGGCAATACCTGCCACCGAAGTGCTGCGCTATGCAGCGATGGCTGAACAGAGGCAGAGCCACCCGATTGCCCGGGCGATCCTAGACGAGGCTGCTGCCAAGGGGATCGCGGCGGAGGTACTCGACGACATCCACTACGAACTCAGCCGAGGCATCGCCGGCACCCTCGACGGTGTTGAGGTGCGGGTCGGCAACGAGCGCTTCATGCACGACAGCGGCATCGAAGTGCCGGCTGCTGTACACGCACAGCAGCAAGCGATTCAGGAGGATGGTGGCGGTCTAGTGATGGTGGCCCTAGGTGGCCGACTCATCGGCGGCATCGAATGGCGCGCCAAGCTGCGGCCCGAAACCCCAGCCGTAGTGGCGAGGCTGCGCCAGCGCGGACTCAAGGTGCTAATCATCTCCGGCGACCGCGAGGCACCGACTCGATCACTTGCACACGATCTGGGTGTCGACGGCTACCATGCCGAGGTTCTACCCTCTGACAAATCCGGGCTCATCGAGGCGATGCAGGCGGACGGGCGCTCGGTCTGCTTTGTCGGGGACGGCATCAACGATACCCTCGCGCTGCGCGCATCCACCGTGTCGATCTCCCTTTCAGGTGGCACCTCGGCTGCGGTGGACACAGCACAGATCATCTTGATGGACGGAAGCCTGGGACAGCTTGATGGGCTGTTCGAGATCGCAGCCCGCTTCGATGCGAATATGTCTCGTAACTTCGCGACTTCCATCATTCCCAGCGTCATCTGTACCTTTGGTGCCTTTTTCTTGCACATGGGCTTCGTGTCTGCGATCGTCGTCCAGACCACCGGCATCGCTGTCGGTGTATGCAACGCACTCGGTGCGCGCCAGGCACAGATGGATCTCGACCCTGAGCCGAACAACTCGCCCCCAGTGGCATCCCTCTAA
- a CDS encoding DUF4327 family protein produces the protein MSQKVIHPMDKFQRQVHSLVKSDIIKPSESLWKIALLYGDEWKFWKQELLEFGFSMQDPISELLAVEAWDEDEE, from the coding sequence ATGAGCCAAAAGGTTATACACCCGATGGATAAGTTTCAACGTCAGGTGCATTCCCTGGTCAAGTCTGACATTATCAAACCTTCCGAGAGTCTGTGGAAAATTGCCCTTCTCTATGGTGATGAATGGAAATTTTGGAAGCAGGAATTGTTAGAGTTTGGTTTCTCCATGCAAGATCCCATTAGCGAGTTATTAGCCGTTGAAGCTTGGGATGAAGACGAAGAGTAG
- a CDS encoding squalene/phytoene synthase family protein, translating into MNWQKDPLSVLQDTSRTFYIPISRLPPLLQEAVASAYLCMRAIDEVEDHPDLDNATKARLLHRMSQNFQAAVCRETIPDNWFAEFSHTGTLEEVTLRVGEWAKFAPERIAPRIWDATAAMADRMAFWAERNWRIETEAELDQYTFSVAGSVGLLLSDLWAWYDGTQTNRVHAIGFGRGLQAVNILRNYKDDGSRGVDFFPDGWTLEQMQNYAKRNLALGDAYTEALPSGPALDFCRIPLALAHATLNVLADGQDKLTRSAVVQLIEQVCGGK; encoded by the coding sequence ATGAATTGGCAAAAAGATCCCTTGTCCGTTTTACAAGATACAAGTCGAACATTTTATATCCCCATTAGTCGTTTACCTCCCTTACTCCAAGAAGCGGTCGCTTCTGCCTATTTGTGTATGCGGGCGATTGATGAAGTTGAAGATCACCCTGATTTAGATAATGCAACAAAAGCCCGATTGCTGCATAGAATGAGCCAAAATTTTCAAGCGGCGGTCTGTCGAGAAACAATTCCTGATAATTGGTTTGCGGAATTTTCCCACACAGGAACCTTAGAAGAAGTGACCCTCCGGGTGGGAGAATGGGCTAAGTTTGCCCCAGAACGAATTGCCCCTCGGATTTGGGATGCAACGGCGGCGATGGCTGACCGTATGGCGTTTTGGGCTGAACGTAATTGGCGGATTGAAACCGAAGCGGAGTTAGATCAATATACCTTTAGTGTGGCGGGTTCTGTGGGGCTGTTGTTGTCGGATTTATGGGCTTGGTACGATGGCACACAAACCAACCGGGTTCACGCCATTGGCTTTGGTCGAGGGTTACAGGCGGTGAATATTCTCCGCAATTACAAGGATGATGGCAGTCGAGGGGTAGATTTCTTCCCTGATGGTTGGACATTGGAACAAATGCAGAACTACGCTAAACGGAATTTAGCCTTAGGGGATGCCTACACCGAAGCTTTACCCTCTGGCCCTGCGTTGGATTTTTGTCGCATTCCTTTAGCCTTAGCCCATGCGACGTTAAATGTCTTAGCCGATGGTCAAGACAAACTGACTCGCAGCGCTGTTGTGCAGTTAATTGAACAGGTTTGTGGTGGGAAGTAG
- a CDS encoding EndoU domain-containing protein → MLRLLSVISRLHLPKTLYLLLSLTLLTTFRLLNVVPNPAWAATPYQGTFTLTKACDATLSISGNSPTPLTIDSTYEVVSLNQDTNPTHVYIKIPNLGTRWVALSCGKLEGLIQVRDSNSSPLLPFFDTVNNPVTVADGSQQDLTPVPPRLNEFDQAVNKICGLPGTVVSPADFKVMMKQFPGVLANIKKNVGGFMIAGRISDAEFLEDFTDAWFVVKGFDHVFCGEPDSQKIGGLHYVGRYLDLQNKKLAGRLPNSDYKAEVLPGAVYSMGVLMKVGNQFVQSLFKGYAYTLNAEETLTLAAKTFKNNFINDPKPTACLVKITDDGKTFTNVFVSKNGGIRTFYSDATPDYKKEPACKG, encoded by the coding sequence ATGCTTAGATTATTGTCCGTAATATCCCGTTTACATCTCCCGAAAACGTTATATTTACTCCTGAGTCTCACCCTATTAACTACATTCCGGCTTCTTAATGTTGTACCGAATCCGGCTTGGGCGGCAACTCCCTATCAGGGAACATTTACATTAACAAAAGCCTGCGATGCTACCCTATCCATTAGTGGCAACTCCCCCACTCCTTTAACAATTGACTCAACCTATGAAGTTGTCAGTTTAAATCAAGACACCAACCCTACCCATGTTTATATTAAAATTCCTAATTTAGGAACTCGTTGGGTAGCGTTAAGTTGTGGCAAACTTGAGGGTTTAATTCAAGTTAGGGATTCCAATTCATCGCCATTGTTACCTTTTTTTGATACCGTTAATAATCCTGTCACTGTAGCAGATGGAAGCCAACAAGATTTAACGCCAGTTCCTCCCCGTTTAAATGAATTTGATCAAGCCGTTAATAAAATTTGTGGTTTACCCGGAACTGTAGTGAGTCCGGCTGATTTTAAAGTGATGATGAAACAGTTTCCGGGGGTATTGGCTAATATTAAAAAGAACGTCGGCGGTTTTATGATTGCGGGTAGAATTTCTGATGCAGAATTTCTTGAAGATTTTACTGATGCTTGGTTTGTGGTCAAGGGATTTGATCATGTTTTTTGTGGAGAACCAGATTCTCAAAAAATTGGTGGATTACACTATGTTGGACGTTATTTAGATTTACAAAATAAAAAATTAGCTGGACGTTTACCCAATTCGGATTATAAGGCAGAAGTTCTTCCGGGTGCGGTTTATTCTATGGGAGTTTTGATGAAAGTTGGAAATCAATTCGTCCAATCTCTTTTTAAGGGTTATGCTTATACGTTGAATGCGGAAGAAACTTTAACCCTTGCTGCAAAAACCTTTAAGAATAACTTTATTAATGACCCTAAACCTACTGCTTGTCTAGTCAAAATAACCGATGATGGAAAAACCTTTACTAACGTTTTTGTTTCTAAAAATGGAGGAATTCGCACATTTTATAGTGATGCTACTCCTGATTATAAAAAAGAGCCTGCTTGTAAGGGTTAG